In bacterium, a genomic segment contains:
- a CDS encoding ABC transporter ATP-binding protein/permease gives MKQSLKKELRHDPQAPHLPNTPWAFVMYFLGFYRWPLIGMFVFEMGQAMCQILVPYAIRQLIDTGTSVSGHFSEALQTLKPALTLFVGLSLGVLLFSRASGSILVMTGPALRRRVRRTVFNYLQFHSQRFFISNFSGSLANRISEISQAVNHSTWTVLFDFWPVVVSFSASMYLMYTTHTTLALAFGLWTIIYIMVSFLLAKRCQKYAKAHAATRSTLSGKIVDAVTNSLNTKIFAKLGFERSYLDNYLDLEVKAARKTYWFMEAMRWFQFLSTMLLQIGVIVLALRFWVMNEISVGQFAMITSLALVVINDARGLSRRFLEFFEYMGNISDGVNIIVRNHEIIDAKDALPIKIKQGEIKFDDVNFAYTPNKPVFEQLSVKIEPGQRVGLVGFSGSGKTTFINLLLRMYEVNSGQILLDGQNVAKCTQDSLREQVSMIPQEPMLFHRTLLENIRYGKLDATDEEVYAAAKAAKAHDFITQLPEGYQALVGERGVKLSGGQRQRIAIARAILKNARILVLDEATSSLDSVTEKAIQESFDTLMQGRTVVVVAHRLSTIANLDRIIVFHEGKIIEDGSHDQLIEKDGHYAKLWSMQAGGFLPQHEDV, from the coding sequence ATGAAGCAGTCATTAAAAAAAGAACTGAGGCATGATCCACAGGCGCCGCATTTGCCCAATACGCCGTGGGCCTTTGTCATGTATTTTTTAGGCTTTTACAGGTGGCCTCTGATAGGCATGTTTGTTTTTGAAATGGGTCAGGCTATGTGTCAGATTTTGGTTCCTTACGCCATACGACAATTGATTGATACAGGTACAAGTGTTAGTGGTCATTTTAGTGAAGCCCTACAAACATTGAAACCGGCTTTAACTTTATTTGTTGGCCTAAGCCTAGGGGTATTATTATTTAGTCGGGCCAGTGGCAGTATTTTGGTGATGACGGGGCCGGCTTTACGGCGCAGAGTGAGAAGAACGGTGTTTAATTATTTGCAGTTTCACTCACAGCGTTTTTTTATCAGTAATTTTTCTGGTTCTCTGGCCAATAGAATTTCTGAAATTTCGCAAGCTGTGAATCACAGCACTTGGACCGTACTGTTTGATTTTTGGCCGGTTGTTGTGAGCTTTAGTGCATCCATGTACTTGATGTATACCACGCATACTACGCTTGCTTTGGCCTTTGGCTTATGGACCATTATTTATATCATGGTATCGTTTTTATTGGCCAAGCGTTGTCAAAAATATGCCAAAGCTCATGCAGCAACGCGCAGTACGCTCAGTGGTAAAATTGTTGATGCTGTGACCAACTCACTCAATACAAAAATTTTTGCCAAGCTAGGTTTTGAGCGCAGTTATTTGGACAACTACCTTGATTTAGAAGTAAAGGCAGCACGCAAAACCTATTGGTTTATGGAAGCCATGCGTTGGTTTCAATTTTTATCCACCATGCTTTTGCAAATCGGTGTCATTGTTTTGGCTTTGCGTTTTTGGGTCATGAATGAAATTTCAGTGGGCCAGTTTGCTATGATAACCAGCTTGGCTTTGGTGGTCATTAATGATGCCCGTGGCCTGAGTCGGCGCTTTTTAGAGTTTTTTGAATACATGGGCAATATTTCCGATGGTGTCAATATCATTGTTAGAAACCATGAAATCATTGATGCAAAGGATGCTCTGCCAATTAAAATAAAACAAGGGGAGATTAAATTTGATGATGTTAATTTTGCTTACACGCCCAATAAACCGGTATTTGAGCAGTTGAGTGTAAAAATTGAGCCTGGTCAGCGCGTGGGCTTGGTGGGTTTTTCTGGCTCTGGAAAAACAACTTTTATTAATCTGCTTTTGCGCATGTATGAAGTGAACTCTGGACAGATTTTATTGGACGGACAGAACGTTGCAAAATGCACGCAAGATAGTTTACGTGAGCAAGTGAGTATGATTCCGCAAGAGCCTATGCTGTTTCACAGAACCTTGTTGGAAAACATCCGTTATGGCAAACTGGATGCAACGGATGAAGAGGTTTATGCAGCCGCCAAAGCGGCCAAAGCCCATGATTTTATTACGCAACTTCCAGAAGGCTATCAAGCTTTGGTGGGAGAACGCGGCGTTAAGCTCTCTGGTGGCCAACGTCAGCGTATTGCCATTGCCAGAGCCATTTTAAAAAATGCGCGTATTTTGGTTTTGGACGAGGCCACGTCTAGTTTGGACTCGGTCACAGAAAAAGCCATTCAGGAATCTTTTGATACTTTAATGCAAGGCAGAACCGTGGTGGTGGTGGCGCACCGTTTATCCACCATTGCCAATTTGGATAGAATCATTGTCTTTCATGAAGGCAAAATCATTGAAGATGGCAGTCATGATCAATTGATTGAAAAAGATGGCCACTACGCCAAACTATGGAGCATGCAAGCCGGCGGCTTTTTACCCCAACATGAAGATGTTTGA